The window ATTGCCTCGTTGATTCAAAAAACCATTTAATTCCACAAGGCTGTTTTTCATTGGCTTACGCTCTCATTTTAACCGACAAATGGCATGATTTCAAATTGGGTAAGTTAAAACTTGGTGTTTTCTCCCCAAATTCCGTTTCGCTTCCTCTGAACTCCCCACAAATCGCATGATTTGAAAAAGAGCCGCCTTTTGATCGACTCTTCCATTCATACAAAAAGTCGAAACCATTTCGGTAAAAAGATGATCATGCCGATCACAACAGCAAAAATAGCGTAGACGAGCACCGCCCCCGCCGCTAAATCTTTTGCCTCTTTTGCCAGCGGATGGTAGTCTTGTGTCGCTAAATCCACTATTTTTTCTATGGCGGTATTCACCATTTCCAGCGCGAACATTCCTGCGAATAAAAGTAAGAGGATCATCCACTCCCATTTTGAGAGTTGAAAAGCGAGACCGGCCGCCATAGTTAAGAATGCCGCCATAACGTGAATTTTAAAGTTCGCTTCTTTCCATGCCGTACCTATTCCGCCAAAAGCGAACGAAAAGGACCGTTTTAATCGATGGACGCTGAAAACGTTCCGATCTTTATCTTTTGAGTCCATATTCATTTAAAATTTCCCTTTGCCGTGAAAACATGATTTTTTCGTCTTCCTCTGTCATGTGGTCATATCCGAGAAGATGAAGAAATCCATGCACCGCTAAAAATCCGAGTTCACGCTGAAAAGAATGGCCATAATCATGAGCCTGTTCACGTGCTTTAGGAACAGAGATAATAATATCCCCTAAAACTCTAGGCATATCTTCACCAATGATTTCCACTTCCTCCTCGTCAGTCTCTTCAAGAGCAAAGGAAATCACATCTGTCGGTTGATCTTTATGGCGATAATCCCTGTTAATTTCTTGGATGCGCTGATTATCGACAAAGGTTACAGACACTTCGCTTTCCTCCTGAATCCCTTCTTTTTCAGACGCAAATTGCAGCAGTTGCTCCACTAATTCCAAATCTTCTTGCTTTAATTCATTCGTTTCATCGATTAAATCAATCATTAAACTCATGTTGCTTCCTCCGTCTGTTTTTTCATTTCCGGATATTCGATCCGCGAGTGAAAAATACCATTTAATGCATCACAAATCGTTTGTTTGACAATTTCCAGTTCTTTTAAAGTAATATCACATTCACTAAACTGCCCGTCCCGCAAACGGTCTTGAATAATATTATGGACGAGGCTTTTTATTTGTTCAACAGTTGGCTGTTTCATCGATCGGACAGCCGCTTCCACACTATCGGCAATGCTGACGATGGCAATTTCTTTTGTCTGCGGCTTAGGACCCGGATATCGAAAATCTTCTTCATTCACTTCGTGGTTTTTTTCAATCGCTTTATAATAAAAATATTTTACCAAAGTGGTCCCATGATGCTGCTCGGCAAAATCCACAATTTCCTTCGGCAGCTTTTCTTTTCGCAGCATAGCCGCTCCGTCCACCACATGATCGATGATCATTTGTTTACTGACCTCAGGAGACAGATGTTGATGGGGATTTTCATGATCCATTTGGTTTTCAATAAAAAATTTTGGTCTTTTTGTTTTGCCGATATCATGGTAATAACATCCCACCCTTGCAAGCAAGCCATTCGCCCCGATCGCTTCACATGCCGCTTCTGAAAGGTTGGCCACCATGATGCTATGGTGGTAAGTACCCGGCGTTTCCATTAAAATCTTTTTCAATAAAGGATGGTTCGGATTCGATAGTTCAATCAGCTTCATCGTCGACAAAACGCCAAATCCACTTTCAATCATCGGCAATAAGCCTAGCGTCAGCACGGCAGACGCTATCCCGGATATAAAAGCAAACAAGGCAAAAAACAAATATTCCTTTCCAGAATACGATCCATTGCCGATTAATTTCAAAAATAAGATGACGAGCACATTGACAATGGACACATAAACTCCCGCCTGTAAAATATTCAAGCGGCGGCGATGCTTCAATAAAAACAAACTTCCCGTTAAACCGCTGAACAATAGATAAATAGCCATTTCGACATGAATGGTTTCACTCGTTCCATTATGAAACATAATGCTCCCGCAAGCCGCCAAAAGAATGGCGACGATTGCTGCTGTCCGCTCATTGATTAAAATGGTAATGAGCATGGAAGAAAGCGCTCCCGGATACAGGAAGCTCAACTGAGCATAGTCGTTATTTCCAATCCAGGCAATGATTTTCATTAACAAAAAAGAAAAAGTAAAAATCATGCCCACTAAAAGCAGATAGCTCTTTTTCTTTTCTGAAGGCAAAGAAGCGGTATGAAAAGAATAAATGAGCAAAAAAACGACAACCAAAACAAAAATAAGGAGTCCAAAAACAGGTTTATATGAACGTTGGTGATTGATAAGACCCAGCAGTTTTAATTGCCGATAAATGTCCCTGTCAATTAAGTGACCTTCTTGGACGATGACTTGTCCTTGTAAAATCCTTACCGGTTCCACTTCTTCTTGGGCCTGTTCTTTCCGCTCGGAGGTCAACCGGCTGTCATACTCTTCAGTTGGCACGATGGCATAACGTCCAATTTCAACCGCAGCCCGTTTTAAATCTGGGGCCAATGGATTTTTTTCAATCGCTTGTTCGACTTGGTTTTGAAAATCAGTCAAATGTTCCTTGCGAATCCGCTGCTGCAACGTAAACTCCACATTGTCCACAATCGCATTCCGTGTTTTTTCTAGTTCTTCTTGATCGGCGGACAACAACGTTAAAAAAACATCATCGCTAATCGATTTCGTCACATCTTCTGTCACATTTTTCGTCAGTTTATCTTTCAGTTCGGCTAATGGCGCCCGTTCTTCCTTTTGACTTTCTTTTTTTACTTCTTGTATAAAATCAAATATGGAATTCACGAGAGAAACCCGATTGAGAGCAGTATCTTGATTATAGACATAGGCATCTTCCACTTCTTCAGCTGCCTTTTTTCGTTCCTCTTCCGTTTTTTCTTTATCAACGATCGTTTTCGGTGAACGGATTGTTTTATCCGCAACGGAAAACAATTCTACATCATACGTTTCGGGTTTTACATTCATATAAAGGACGACAAACAAAATAATTGTGAGGAGTGTATACATGAGCGCAGCCAACATCGAATAGCTGACAGCAGAGCGTATACGGGTTATCCACTTTTGTACAATCATCGTACATATCCCCCGATCAAGCATCAGGATCTTTTACGGACATCGTGTGATGACTCCTTTAAACGGCGATATCCGACACGTCCATCCACTACTCACCTGATATCAGTAGAATCCAACAATGAAAGCGATGATAGCTTTGTATCAATGAATTTTTAAAAAACCGTCATTCATCTGAAGCAAGGAAACGTTAACAGACGGAACTTGGATAAAGAATAAGCCCGGGTGTCGCCACCGGACTTATTCATCGAAACGATCATAGGCCTCAATAATTTTAGAAACTAATGGATGCCTTACAACATCCGTTTGTTCTAAGTATATAAAACCAATCCCCGGTACATCCCGCAAAATATGTTCAGCGCTAATAAGTCCGGAATGGACCCCTTTCGGGAGATCTATCTGAGTTCTGTCGCCAGTGATGACCATTTTCGATCCGAATCCAAGCCGGGTCAAAAACATTTTCATTTGGGCACGAGTGGTATTTTGAGCCTCATCCAATATAATAAAAGCATCATCCAATGTTCGGCCCCGCATATAGGCAAGCGGAGCAATTTCAATCGTTCCTCTCTCAATCAAGCGCTGCGTATGTTCAACGCCTAATACATCATGAAGCGCATCGTAGAGAGGCCGCAGATAGGGATCTACTTTTTCTTTTAAATCCCCGGGCAAGAATCCTAGGCTTTCCCCTGCTTCAACGGCAGGTCTTGTTAAAATGATGCGTTTTACGAATCCATTTTTGAGTGCATGCACCGCCATCACGACCGCTAAAAACGTTTTCCCCGTTCCCGCAGGTCCTATCCCAAATACAAGGTCATGTTGTCGAATGGCTGAAACATAATGCTGCTGGCCAATTGTCTTGACGCGAATGGATTTTCCTTTCGCATTTTTCGCAATTTCTTTGTCATACAATCCATCGAAGTAATCGATTGTCCCTTGTTTCGCCATTTGTACAGCGTACACAACATCTCTTTGGCTGATGTGGATCCCTTTCCTCATCACATTCAACAGCTGTTTTAAAATGTTGTGTACAATCTCGACTTCTTGTTCTTTCCCTGAAATAAGAATCGTTTCACCTCTTGTAATGAGAGAAACTTGAAATTCTTCTTCCAGCGTTTTTAAATTGCTGTCTGATATGCCGAACAAAGCTACTGCCTCATTCGGATCTTCCAGGATGATTTCCAGATTTTTGGTTTTTTCTGTCATTCGCTTTATCTCCTTGAATGATTGGTTGTCCTTTTGCAATATCTTCAATCACTTGGAAATATACTGTTATCCTAACTTTACCATTCTCTATTCTTCGATGCAAAATTTTTTCGCCCGTAATTTGTGCATCCGACTGAAGATGCTTTCTCAAATCCTTTCTTGCTAATTGATTCGCCTCTTGAACCGCCTGATTCACCGTATATCGGCGTTCCACGATTTTATATTCACGTTTGATCGACTGGCCCCATTCAACTGGAAGTTCCCAACGGAAAAACTTGATAGGATGGCTGCTTTCTTCCAAGGCCGTCAATTTAAATGTTTCCTTCTTCCACCATCCCCAGACAGGAATAGAAAACTTTCCTATTTTCAAAAAATAGCTTCTATTTTCCTTGCCGGTAAAAACTTGAAACGTCGTCTCAAGCGGCAGTTCAACGGATGATTTGTACCACGTTTCTCCCCAAACCTTTCCCTTGGAAGCCACGCTTTTTAGATGTTCTTCGTTGCCAACCCAACCGGAAACAAGCAATTGCCCTTTTTGAACAAACTGATTTCGCTTCACTACAGGCTGTCCTTTCTCAACAAACATTTTAACAATGACAGCTTTCTTTTTCGCTACTAAATTTTGCGGTCCTGTTGTCTTTTTTTCCTTTGGCTCGGTTTTTTCGACTACTTGAAAATGATAGGTTGTCCCGTTTAAATGTACACCAACCCATGTAATTCCTTCCACCCGACTTGTTAACTGGCGTTGAATCGAATCGACGTCATCTATGAAAAATTGCAGTTTTCCTTTTTGAATGCCCATGCTTTTTAATTCTTTCCGAATGGCATGTTCCATTTCCGGACTGGCGCCCGTTATTTCGATCCCCCATACCATATTGGAAAGCACCACCAATATAATGAGAAACGAGAGCACCCCCGCCAACAAGCCGCTGTTTTTCATAAGCTTCTTTCCTATAAACGGACCGCCGCTTCCTTCGAGAAACGTGATTTTTCCTTCGAAATGACGGGCAATTTTACGAAATTCAGAAAGATCCTCCAATTGAATATAGAATATCACCGATTTCGTCCCGGTTTTTTTGGCATTCCAGACAGAAAGGTTGGATCTTACCAAATGATTAAGGAATCGTTCCGTCCCTTGGCCCTCCGCTTTGACCAATACTTTTCCTTTCAAAAACATCGTCCACTGGTTTTTCATCACTATCCCCCTACTGTTCCAAATACAAAACTTGGTCCACTCTACCTTCCAGCAAAATTTCTTCCGGCAAAATGGTTTTAATGACAAACGAATTTCCTTTTATTAATAACTGTCCTTGTTTCAGCAACAGCCTAACTTCTTTATCAGAAAAAGATAGCAACCCCCGATGGTTTTCCACGTATATATGGATTTGTCCGATCATCGTAATTCTTGGAAGGTCCATCATGACATCTTCAGGTAGGTCAAGTGTTTTAGCAAACCAGCTTTTTACTTGCTGCCGCCACTTTTTTGCCATAAAAAAAGAACCTCCTCTCATTTCATATGTATGAAATAAAAGGAAGTTTCAGCACTTCTTTTGATCTTTCCCGCCTAGGAAAAATAATTCCTTTTCGCTCTTGGAGGACCAAGAACTTCAGCTAAAATGATCCCCTTAACCAATTCCTTTTCTTGAATGGTCATGGCAGACTGTTCTTCCGCAGCCTCTTTGATTTCAAACGCTGCCCGGGCTTGATGATCTTCTCGTTCATTTCGTTTTGAATGTCGAATGAAATTCGGTTCAAGATCCTTCGCAGCCTTTGCCGACAAAGGGTGCGTTTTTTCCGCCGTTCTTTCCTTTTTAATTCGATTGATGGAACGTTTTTGCTGGGGTTTCGCTTTTCTCATGAACATGTTATATAGATAGCTTCCGACAATGATAATCAAAAGTCCGATCATGGTTTCCATCGCGATTCTCCTTTCATCTTCTACGCTTTTCGTGTATCATTCTCTTTTGAATCCCCAGTCAGTTTGCCGATTGATTCTCTCATCCCTGTATCAGCTACGATATTACGAAGATTGAAATAATCCAAAACGCCTAGATTTCCTTTTCTAAGAGCCTCCGCAGTGGCCAACGGCACTTCTGCTTCTGCCTCTACAACTTTCGCTCTCATTTCTTGAACTTTAGCTTTCATTTCTTGTTCGGTCGCCACAGCAATGGCGCGACGTTCCTCCGCTTTAGCCTGAGCAATTTGTTTATCTGCTTC of the Bacillus smithii genome contains:
- a CDS encoding PhoH family protein, encoding MTEKTKNLEIILEDPNEAVALFGISDSNLKTLEEEFQVSLITRGETILISGKEQEVEIVHNILKQLLNVMRKGIHISQRDVVYAVQMAKQGTIDYFDGLYDKEIAKNAKGKSIRVKTIGQQHYVSAIRQHDLVFGIGPAGTGKTFLAVVMAVHALKNGFVKRIILTRPAVEAGESLGFLPGDLKEKVDPYLRPLYDALHDVLGVEHTQRLIERGTIEIAPLAYMRGRTLDDAFIILDEAQNTTRAQMKMFLTRLGFGSKMVITGDRTQIDLPKGVHSGLISAEHILRDVPGIGFIYLEQTDVVRHPLVSKIIEAYDRFDE
- a CDS encoding diacylglycerol kinase family protein — protein: MNMDSKDKDRNVFSVHRLKRSFSFAFGGIGTAWKEANFKIHVMAAFLTMAAGLAFQLSKWEWMILLLLFAGMFALEMVNTAIEKIVDLATQDYHPLAKEAKDLAAGAVLVYAIFAVVIGMIIFLPKWFRLFV
- the yqfD gene encoding sporulation protein YqfD, with the translated sequence MKNQWTMFLKGKVLVKAEGQGTERFLNHLVRSNLSVWNAKKTGTKSVIFYIQLEDLSEFRKIARHFEGKITFLEGSGGPFIGKKLMKNSGLLAGVLSFLIILVVLSNMVWGIEITGASPEMEHAIRKELKSMGIQKGKLQFFIDDVDSIQRQLTSRVEGITWVGVHLNGTTYHFQVVEKTEPKEKKTTGPQNLVAKKKAVIVKMFVEKGQPVVKRNQFVQKGQLLVSGWVGNEEHLKSVASKGKVWGETWYKSSVELPLETTFQVFTGKENRSYFLKIGKFSIPVWGWWKKETFKLTALEESSHPIKFFRWELPVEWGQSIKREYKIVERRYTVNQAVQEANQLARKDLRKHLQSDAQITGEKILHRRIENGKVRITVYFQVIEDIAKGQPIIQGDKANDRKNQKSGNHPGRSE
- the yqfC gene encoding sporulation protein YqfC, which translates into the protein MAKKWRQQVKSWFAKTLDLPEDVMMDLPRITMIGQIHIYVENHRGLLSFSDKEVRLLLKQGQLLIKGNSFVIKTILPEEILLEGRVDQVLYLEQ
- a CDS encoding HD family phosphohydrolase; translated protein: MIVQKWITRIRSAVSYSMLAALMYTLLTIILFVVLYMNVKPETYDVELFSVADKTIRSPKTIVDKEKTEEERKKAAEEVEDAYVYNQDTALNRVSLVNSIFDFIQEVKKESQKEERAPLAELKDKLTKNVTEDVTKSISDDVFLTLLSADQEELEKTRNAIVDNVEFTLQQRIRKEHLTDFQNQVEQAIEKNPLAPDLKRAAVEIGRYAIVPTEEYDSRLTSERKEQAQEEVEPVRILQGQVIVQEGHLIDRDIYRQLKLLGLINHQRSYKPVFGLLIFVLVVVFLLIYSFHTASLPSEKKKSYLLLVGMIFTFSFLLMKIIAWIGNNDYAQLSFLYPGALSSMLITILINERTAAIVAILLAACGSIMFHNGTSETIHVEMAIYLLFSGLTGSLFLLKHRRRLNILQAGVYVSIVNVLVILFLKLIGNGSYSGKEYLFFALFAFISGIASAVLTLGLLPMIESGFGVLSTMKLIELSNPNHPLLKKILMETPGTYHHSIMVANLSEAACEAIGANGLLARVGCYYHDIGKTKRPKFFIENQMDHENPHQHLSPEVSKQMIIDHVVDGAAMLRKEKLPKEIVDFAEQHHGTTLVKYFYYKAIEKNHEVNEEDFRYPGPKPQTKEIAIVSIADSVEAAVRSMKQPTVEQIKSLVHNIIQDRLRDGQFSECDITLKELEIVKQTICDALNGIFHSRIEYPEMKKQTEEAT
- the ybeY gene encoding rRNA maturation RNase YbeY; this encodes MSLMIDLIDETNELKQEDLELVEQLLQFASEKEGIQEESEVSVTFVDNQRIQEINRDYRHKDQPTDVISFALEETDEEEVEIIGEDMPRVLGDIIISVPKAREQAHDYGHSFQRELGFLAVHGFLHLLGYDHMTEEDEKIMFSRQREILNEYGLKR